In Sphingomonas crocodyli, a genomic segment contains:
- a CDS encoding RNA polymerase sigma factor codes for MAMGAGDEGAFRRLYETQGDWVYAIALRLLRDPQAAEDAVQEAFMKLWRTAGRFDIERGTAKTWIGIIARNAALDLGRRRQPAEELDEANLASLATEAIEPPDPKLNRCLGQLPSDQARAIVTMYHYGLSHSELSEQLGLPLGTVKSWIRRGTQALKLCMES; via the coding sequence ATGGCGATGGGCGCGGGCGACGAAGGGGCCTTCCGTCGGCTGTACGAAACCCAGGGCGACTGGGTGTACGCCATCGCCCTGCGCCTGTTGCGCGATCCGCAGGCGGCGGAGGATGCCGTGCAGGAAGCCTTCATGAAATTGTGGCGCACAGCAGGCCGCTTCGACATCGAACGTGGCACCGCGAAGACGTGGATCGGGATCATCGCCCGCAACGCCGCGCTCGATCTGGGGCGGCGGCGGCAACCGGCCGAAGAACTGGACGAGGCGAACCTCGCCAGTCTGGCGACAGAGGCGATCGAGCCGCCCGATCCCAAGCTGAACCGGTGTCTCGGCCAACTACCGTCGGATCAGGCGCGCGCGATCGTGACGATGTACCATTATGGCCTGAGCCATTCGGAACTGTCGGAACAGCTTGGGCTGCCGCTCGGCACGGTCAAGAGCTGGATCCGGCGCGGCACGCAGGCGCTCAAGCTCTGCATGGAAAGCTGA
- a CDS encoding cupin domain-containing protein — MTKGLRDTIEDRAIAYVLGALSPEERAAAARERLYNSALDEGIGFAERLFAGLQSGGSAPAPATRDWARIERALGEEQRALDGKHVQPCVDGDWRLHGPRVEFKPLWCDDAILIRCDPGAVEEPHDQPDGLDEHIVVVAGDLVVGGRSFGVGDYIRVPAGTIHSRMSTQAGCLLFTAYVAPAV; from the coding sequence ATGACCAAGGGACTTCGCGACACGATCGAGGACCGCGCGATCGCTTATGTGCTGGGCGCGCTATCGCCCGAGGAGCGCGCGGCCGCCGCGCGCGAGCGGCTTTATAATAGCGCGCTCGACGAGGGGATCGGCTTTGCCGAACGACTCTTTGCCGGGTTGCAGTCGGGCGGATCGGCGCCTGCTCCTGCGACGCGCGATTGGGCGCGGATCGAACGCGCGCTGGGCGAGGAGCAGCGCGCGCTCGACGGCAAGCATGTCCAGCCCTGCGTCGATGGCGATTGGCGGCTGCACGGGCCGCGCGTCGAGTTCAAACCCTTATGGTGCGACGACGCGATCCTGATCCGCTGCGATCCCGGCGCGGTCGAGGAGCCGCATGATCAGCCCGATGGGCTGGACGAACATATTGTCGTGGTCGCGGGCGATCTGGTGGTCGGCGGGCGCAGCTTCGGGGTGGGTGACTATATCCGTGTGCCCGCCGGCACGATCCACAGCCGCATGTCGACGCAGGCCGGGTGCCTGCTGTTCACCGCTTATGTGGCGCCGGCCGTCTAG
- a CDS encoding DoxX family protein, with protein MADYMAAYRIDRWRSWLRRVLGAIYLAAGIAHLTTPQPFVKITPDWVPMPEAVVIGTGIAEIVGAIALLFVPQLYYAAGIAFAAYAVCVYPANIKHAIDGISMSGTGLDWTDIGLAYHIPRLAFQPVLVWWALFAGNVIDWPFSRRRF; from the coding sequence ATGGCAGATTATATGGCCGCTTATCGGATCGATCGCTGGCGCAGCTGGCTGCGGCGAGTGCTGGGCGCCATCTATCTGGCCGCCGGCATCGCGCATCTGACAACACCGCAGCCCTTCGTTAAGATAACGCCCGATTGGGTGCCGATGCCCGAAGCGGTCGTGATCGGCACCGGCATCGCCGAGATCGTCGGCGCGATCGCGCTGCTGTTCGTGCCGCAGCTCTATTACGCCGCCGGCATCGCCTTCGCCGCTTATGCGGTGTGCGTCTATCCGGCGAACATCAAGCATGCGATCGACGGGATTTCGATGTCCGGAACCGGGCTCGACTGGACGGACATAGGGCTCGCCTATCACATCCCCCGCCTCGCCTTTCAGCCAGTTCTGGTCTGGTGGGCCCTGTTCGCGGGCAATGTGATCGACTGGCCCTTTTCGCGGCGCAGGTTCTGA
- a CDS encoding cupin domain-containing protein, whose product MTIDDRALDYVTGALSPQERDTVARDRLSDRQLDTAIRDWETKLAPLADTRESPPAPKGLFDRIAQGVAREREAMAGKTVSPFDEAEWRVLSPGVETRQLWSAQTFMYRCEPGATLPSHVHTDTENLIVISGDCVIGGRALRTGDWYSAPPGTEDLDVRTTAGCVLLVQYTA is encoded by the coding sequence ATGACGATCGACGACCGGGCGCTGGATTATGTGACGGGCGCGCTCTCCCCGCAGGAGCGCGATACCGTGGCGCGCGATCGCCTGTCCGATCGGCAGCTCGACACCGCGATCCGCGACTGGGAGACGAAGCTCGCCCCGCTCGCGGACACCAGGGAAAGCCCGCCCGCCCCCAAGGGGTTGTTCGATCGGATCGCGCAGGGCGTCGCGCGCGAACGCGAGGCGATGGCCGGCAAGACCGTCAGCCCCTTCGACGAAGCCGAATGGCGCGTGCTGTCGCCGGGCGTCGAGACGCGTCAGCTCTGGTCGGCGCAGACCTTCATGTATCGCTGCGAGCCTGGGGCCACCCTGCCCTCGCACGTCCATACCGACACCGAAAATCTGATCGTCATTTCGGGCGACTGCGTGATCGGCGGCCGGGCGCTGCGCACCGGGGACTGGTATAGCGCGCCGCCGGGGACCGAGGATCTGGACGTCCGCACCACCGCAGGCTGCGTCCTTCTGGTCCAATATACTGCCTGA
- a CDS encoding GntR family transcriptional regulator: MIGANREMFSVDRKTAVPLYHQIFLQLRDEIVSGSRPFGSLMPTEQELSENFGVSRITARRAMDELALQHFVARKRRVGTQVIYNLPVKPIEADIAKAVDSLVTFGRKTKVTVLEITREEVGEPVASLLGVAAGSRVVRAVRLRWLDGEPLGCTIAHVPEHLGFMINEKSLKEAPIVSLVQQSGRKFGGAAQTIAAVSADPGMAALLKIDPIAPLLRVTRAFHDEDGGPMLLTQAYYRADRYQVRFDLQSNTIQAAF; encoded by the coding sequence ATGATCGGCGCCAATCGCGAAATGTTCAGCGTCGACCGCAAGACGGCCGTTCCGCTTTATCATCAGATCTTCCTCCAGCTGCGCGACGAAATAGTTTCGGGCAGCCGCCCATTTGGGTCGCTGATGCCGACCGAGCAGGAATTGTCGGAGAATTTCGGCGTTTCGCGGATCACCGCGCGGCGCGCGATGGACGAACTGGCGCTCCAGCATTTCGTGGCGCGCAAGCGCCGCGTGGGCACGCAGGTGATCTACAATCTGCCCGTCAAGCCGATCGAGGCCGACATCGCCAAGGCGGTCGACTCGCTCGTCACCTTCGGCCGCAAGACCAAGGTGACGGTGCTCGAAATCACGCGCGAGGAGGTGGGCGAGCCGGTCGCATCGCTGCTGGGCGTCGCCGCGGGCAGCCGCGTCGTGCGCGCGGTGCGCCTGCGCTGGCTGGATGGCGAACCGCTGGGCTGCACGATCGCGCATGTGCCCGAACATCTGGGCTTCATGATAAACGAAAAGAGCCTGAAGGAAGCGCCGATCGTCAGCTTGGTCCAGCAATCGGGCCGCAAGTTCGGCGGCGCGGCGCAGACGATCGCCGCCGTCTCGGCCGATCCGGGGATGGCGGCGCTGCTCAAGATCGACCCGATCGCGCCGCTGCTGCGCGTCACCCGCGCCTTCCATGACGAGGATGGCGGCCCGATGCTGCTGACCCAGGCTTATTATCGCGCCGACCGATATCAGGTGCGCTTCGATCTCCAGTCGAACACGATCCAGGCCGCTTTCTGA
- a CDS encoding MFS transporter produces the protein MATDTTRSIDVAASTDLVGWTPLQIMVVAICTVINMLDGMDVLIISYVAPAMATDWGVSFEALGVIFSAGLVGMMLGCVLIAPLADGIGRRPVVLGALVLITIGALGTGLVGTIPAFVGFRLVTGLGIGTLLASIAALASEYAPAGKRSIAIGAFQAGYPIGAVFTGLAAIWAIPHYGWQATLLGAGVVSAAILPIAFFLLPESIDFLQNRQPAGALAKINTLRARLGLARLDSLPPPRTRSAAPKLGHLFADGLWKSTVTLWFSTFAGFMVLYFVTSWIPKLATEAGLSAGDSLWAGSIFNVGGFIGAATIGWLATKRDIGWLIRTYMLVGCVLMMIFSMPMPLALVLIVAVGMGVTVQGGFTGFYSLAAQMYPSEVRSSGIGWAIGIGRGGSVIGPILGGFLLGKDLPLWIVFLCFAIPLAISGVLASLVRHRADLA, from the coding sequence ATGGCGACAGACACGACACGCAGCATCGACGTAGCGGCCTCGACCGATCTGGTCGGCTGGACGCCATTGCAGATCATGGTGGTCGCGATCTGCACCGTGATCAACATGCTCGATGGCATGGACGTGCTGATCATATCCTATGTCGCCCCTGCAATGGCGACCGACTGGGGCGTCAGTTTCGAGGCGCTGGGCGTGATCTTCAGCGCCGGATTGGTGGGCATGATGCTCGGCTGCGTGCTGATCGCGCCGCTGGCCGACGGGATCGGGCGCCGCCCGGTCGTGCTGGGCGCGCTGGTGCTGATCACGATCGGCGCGCTGGGCACCGGGCTGGTCGGGACGATCCCGGCCTTCGTCGGCTTCCGGCTCGTGACCGGCCTTGGCATCGGCACGCTGCTCGCCAGCATCGCCGCCCTCGCGAGCGAATATGCGCCCGCGGGCAAGCGCAGCATCGCGATCGGGGCGTTTCAGGCGGGTTATCCGATCGGTGCGGTCTTCACCGGCCTCGCCGCGATCTGGGCGATCCCGCACTATGGCTGGCAGGCGACCCTGCTGGGTGCGGGCGTGGTCAGCGCGGCGATCCTGCCGATCGCCTTCTTCCTGCTGCCCGAATCGATCGATTTCCTCCAGAACCGCCAGCCGGCCGGCGCGCTCGCAAAGATCAACACGCTGCGCGCTCGGCTCGGCCTCGCGCGCCTCGACAGCCTGCCGCCGCCGCGCACGCGCAGCGCGGCGCCGAAGCTGGGCCACCTGTTCGCCGACGGCCTGTGGAAGTCGACCGTGACTTTGTGGTTCTCGACCTTCGCGGGCTTCATGGTCCTCTATTTCGTGACGAGCTGGATCCCGAAGCTGGCGACCGAAGCGGGGCTGAGCGCGGGCGATTCACTGTGGGCCGGATCGATCTTCAACGTCGGCGGCTTCATCGGCGCGGCGACGATCGGCTGGCTGGCGACGAAGCGCGACATCGGCTGGCTGATCCGCACCTACATGCTCGTCGGCTGCGTGCTGATGATGATCTTCAGCATGCCGATGCCGCTCGCTCTGGTGCTGATCGTCGCGGTCGGCATGGGTGTGACGGTGCAGGGCGGCTTCACCGGCTTCTATTCGCTGGCGGCGCAGATGTACCCGTCGGAAGTGCGCAGCTCGGGCATCGGCTGGGCGATCGGCATCGGCCGTGGCGGATCGGTGATCGGGCCGATTTTGGGCGGTTTTCTGCTGGGTAAAGACCTGCCCCTGTGGATTGTCTTCCTCTGCTTCGCGATCCCGCTCGCCATTTCCGGCGTGCTCGCCTCGCTCGTCCGCCACCGGGCCGATCTGGCCTGA
- a CDS encoding TonB-dependent receptor, with product MTQASRNTMRAKCLAALLGSATLVSPVWAQQATAPAAEDQATEGEGEILVTAERYGGTVRTTPVSVTAISEGALMERQVRDVRDMVNQVPGIVLSQATAGSSQMKIVVRGAGTETGGIRANGTVGVYIDNVIQPRPNGAFFDFFDVDRVEFLRGPQGTLYGRNTSGGAIKLVTKKPSYDWTGAGQLSVGNFQAREAKAYLSGPLIEDKLAFSISGLHRRRDGFIFSLDEDRRVGDLNRSAERIKLLFEPDEKLTFELAAYAMQDRSDSTVPLPLIAPVGVVDPYATPNRDLTVNEVVANYYQRIYQRGVTLNATYAITDDLEFGLISGYGRLRQVSLGNDGFLTAAKVAANGGRLVVANADRVEFKSSWYTQEANLIYTGERLKAVGGVYYFYEKGTQQGARSGAQTDDAANKVKAPAVFGQATYTIVDGLSVLAGLRYTRETTDYLALTIGSAAGTQLGKSTYSSTTPKLGVNWEVNDQLFTYISWTRGTRSGGFNSRDPITAVLQPTPFGAEFVDSYELGAKLNIPEYRFRVNATAYIADYSDLQLSTIIPNTAFIATLNAGAARTWGLELEPNWQISDSFNLYSNAAFNRGKYTKSFTCGNQFGVQVDCTNRKIKGLPRAKVSAGFRFSPEISGVPGKFTLNGVWDYTSKVYNNIANEPELVQTPKLNLFNASVAWRSDDGRWNASLEGRNLANKSFVQAGLLSANAVRPIVTGYVGEPRQVMARVGFSF from the coding sequence ATGACGCAAGCATCTCGAAACACTATGCGGGCCAAGTGCCTCGCGGCCCTTCTGGGGTCGGCGACGCTCGTCTCGCCGGTCTGGGCGCAACAGGCGACCGCGCCGGCCGCCGAAGATCAGGCGACCGAAGGCGAGGGCGAAATCCTCGTCACCGCCGAACGTTATGGCGGCACCGTCCGCACCACCCCGGTTTCGGTGACGGCGATCAGCGAGGGAGCGCTGATGGAACGCCAGGTCCGCGATGTGCGCGACATGGTGAACCAGGTTCCGGGCATCGTGCTGTCGCAGGCGACCGCGGGTTCGAGCCAGATGAAGATCGTCGTGCGCGGCGCCGGCACCGAAACGGGCGGCATCCGCGCGAACGGCACCGTCGGCGTCTATATCGACAACGTCATTCAGCCGCGCCCGAACGGCGCCTTCTTCGACTTCTTCGACGTCGATCGTGTCGAGTTCCTGCGCGGCCCGCAGGGCACGCTGTACGGGCGCAACACCTCGGGCGGCGCGATCAAGCTGGTGACCAAGAAGCCGTCCTACGACTGGACCGGCGCGGGCCAGCTCAGCGTCGGCAATTTCCAGGCGCGCGAGGCGAAAGCCTATCTCAGCGGCCCGTTGATCGAAGACAAGCTCGCCTTCTCGATCAGCGGCCTGCACCGCCGTCGTGACGGCTTCATCTTCAGCCTCGACGAAGATCGCCGCGTCGGCGATCTCAATCGCAGCGCCGAACGCATCAAGCTGCTGTTCGAGCCTGACGAGAAGCTGACGTTCGAGCTTGCGGCTTATGCGATGCAGGATCGCTCCGACAGCACCGTGCCGCTGCCGCTGATCGCGCCCGTCGGCGTGGTGGATCCCTATGCCACCCCCAACCGCGATCTGACGGTGAACGAAGTCGTCGCCAATTATTATCAGCGCATCTATCAGCGCGGCGTCACGCTCAACGCGACCTATGCGATCACCGACGACCTCGAATTCGGCCTGATCAGCGGCTATGGCCGGCTTCGTCAGGTCAGCCTGGGCAATGACGGCTTCCTGACGGCCGCGAAGGTTGCGGCCAATGGCGGACGGCTGGTCGTCGCCAATGCCGACCGGGTCGAATTCAAGAGCAGCTGGTACACGCAGGAAGCGAACCTGATCTACACGGGTGAGCGCCTGAAGGCCGTCGGCGGCGTCTATTATTTCTACGAAAAGGGCACGCAGCAGGGTGCACGCAGCGGCGCCCAGACCGATGATGCCGCGAACAAGGTGAAGGCGCCCGCCGTCTTCGGTCAGGCGACCTACACGATCGTCGACGGCCTCAGCGTCCTTGCGGGCCTGCGCTATACGCGGGAAACGACCGACTATCTCGCGCTCACGATCGGCTCGGCCGCCGGCACGCAGTTGGGCAAGTCGACCTATTCGTCGACCACGCCGAAACTGGGTGTGAACTGGGAGGTCAACGACCAGCTGTTCACCTATATCTCGTGGACGCGCGGCACGCGCAGCGGCGGCTTCAACTCGCGCGATCCGATCACGGCGGTTCTGCAGCCCACGCCGTTCGGCGCGGAATTCGTCGACAGCTACGAACTGGGCGCGAAGCTCAACATCCCCGAATATCGGTTCCGCGTGAACGCGACGGCCTATATCGCCGATTATAGCGATCTGCAGCTTTCGACGATCATTCCGAACACCGCGTTCATCGCCACGCTCAATGCCGGCGCGGCGCGGACCTGGGGTCTCGAACTGGAGCCGAACTGGCAGATTTCGGACAGCTTCAATCTGTACAGCAACGCCGCGTTCAACCGGGGCAAATATACCAAGTCGTTCACCTGCGGAAACCAGTTCGGCGTGCAGGTGGACTGCACGAACAGGAAGATCAAAGGCCTGCCGAGGGCCAAGGTCAGCGCGGGCTTCCGCTTCTCGCCGGAGATTTCGGGCGTGCCGGGCAAGTTCACGCTCAACGGCGTCTGGGATTACACGTCGAAGGTGTACAACAACATCGCGAACGAACCCGAACTGGTTCAGACGCCGAAGCTCAACCTGTTCAACGCCTCGGTCGCGTGGCGTAGCGACGATGGCCGGTGGAACGCATCGCTCGAAGGGCGCAACCTCGCGAACAAGAGCTTCGTGCAGGCAGGCCTGCTGAGCGCGAACGCGGTGCGGCCGATCGTCACCGGCTATGTCGGTGAGCCGCGTCAGGTGATGGCCCGCGTCGGTTTCTCCTTCTGA
- a CDS encoding DUF4437 domain-containing protein produces the protein MGLCLSACLLALPAYAQSFGPPTVNQAPPFAVPEEGYAVEGRPGKPGSGFVLHYTPKEVPWEAFEAPGIGGGLQRKLMSQSPSMGAIAQITAVPAGWSQPAGYDDVDNEIILLEGDLSIGDEKLTRYSYSFMPAGVAHGATTSRQGAVMLQWYKGVPKFVASANSKAGARPAARIRDWNQFDAAWYVGEPFPHYRTGGNFPGALHKLIRKDPDTGEMTWITFGSSIPAPPSGKPSNFGGGYEIHPSFEEYFLLEKSDDTVIGECLAQGETPVTYGGHTYWWRPAGVAHGGPLSRGSNEPGYTISIVRTGTPLWATYVTDCSYKTGLEYLPEGWRKYDYDVPRYEVHD, from the coding sequence ATGGGACTGTGCCTGTCGGCCTGCCTGCTGGCCTTGCCTGCCTATGCCCAGTCGTTCGGGCCGCCGACCGTCAATCAGGCGCCGCCCTTCGCGGTGCCGGAGGAAGGTTATGCGGTCGAAGGGCGTCCGGGTAAGCCGGGGTCGGGGTTCGTGCTTCACTATACCCCGAAGGAGGTTCCCTGGGAGGCGTTCGAGGCGCCGGGTATCGGCGGCGGGCTGCAGCGCAAGCTGATGAGCCAGTCGCCCAGCATGGGGGCGATCGCGCAGATCACGGCGGTGCCCGCGGGCTGGAGTCAGCCTGCCGGCTATGACGATGTCGATAATGAGATCATCCTGCTCGAAGGCGATCTGAGCATCGGCGACGAAAAGCTCACGCGCTATTCCTACAGCTTCATGCCCGCGGGCGTGGCGCATGGAGCGACGACGTCGCGGCAGGGCGCGGTGATGCTGCAATGGTATAAGGGCGTGCCGAAGTTCGTCGCGTCCGCCAACAGCAAGGCCGGCGCGCGTCCGGCGGCGCGCATCCGCGACTGGAACCAGTTCGATGCGGCCTGGTATGTGGGGGAGCCTTTCCCCCATTATCGCACCGGCGGAAACTTTCCGGGTGCGCTCCACAAGCTCATCCGCAAGGATCCCGATACGGGCGAAATGACGTGGATCACCTTCGGGTCGAGCATCCCCGCGCCACCCAGCGGCAAGCCGAGCAATTTCGGCGGGGGCTATGAAATCCATCCGAGCTTCGAGGAATATTTCCTCCTCGAAAAGAGCGACGACACCGTCATCGGCGAATGCCTGGCGCAGGGCGAAACCCCGGTTACCTATGGCGGCCACACCTATTGGTGGCGCCCGGCGGGCGTCGCGCATGGCGGCCCGCTGAGCCGCGGTTCGAACGAGCCGGGCTACACCATCTCGATCGTCCGTACCGGCACGCCGCTGTGGGCGACCTATGTCACCGACTGTTCGTACAAGACCGGCCTCGAATATCTGCCGGAGGGTTGGCGGAAGTACGATTATGACGTGCCGCGATACGAAGTTCACGACTGA
- a CDS encoding DUF4437 domain-containing protein, with the protein MPISNRLRLGLTLCSTVLLGTSALAADIRIPESRDRATEFVGFVQPSVLHLRPLVFPGLPTAEFKQLSFDEKTGARTILAKLPAGWKQPSGYHSADLEMFVVEGGLSIGTKPVGRYGYAYYPAGYAHSYGTEKGATVLMFWAGAPDYTASAKSKAGTKAADAIDGLAYNDIAVTGPASLPKYRDEPVMKNSPVHVRLLRLDPKTGQKTWIAMSPGGYPVMSGEGDLPLWASSKSWQEGYMLAGDMTVAECLPEGQVAGTYGTNGYFFRPAGTAHGGLSQYSDSFAVWLYRTGPGHWETYRNQCVEPAAKAAGGAK; encoded by the coding sequence ATGCCAATAAGCAATCGACTTCGATTGGGCCTGACCCTGTGCAGCACTGTGCTGCTGGGCACGTCGGCCCTTGCGGCGGATATCCGGATCCCGGAATCGCGCGATCGTGCGACCGAGTTCGTGGGCTTCGTGCAACCGAGCGTGCTGCATTTGCGCCCGCTGGTCTTCCCCGGCCTGCCGACCGCCGAGTTCAAGCAGCTGAGCTTCGACGAGAAGACCGGCGCGCGCACGATCCTGGCGAAGCTGCCCGCAGGCTGGAAGCAGCCGTCGGGCTATCACTCGGCCGATCTCGAGATGTTCGTCGTCGAAGGCGGACTCAGCATCGGGACCAAGCCGGTCGGCCGCTATGGCTATGCTTATTATCCCGCAGGCTATGCGCACAGCTACGGCACCGAAAAGGGCGCGACCGTCCTGATGTTCTGGGCCGGCGCGCCGGATTATACGGCAAGCGCGAAGTCGAAGGCGGGCACGAAGGCGGCCGACGCGATCGATGGCCTTGCCTATAACGACATCGCCGTCACCGGCCCGGCGAGCCTGCCGAAATATCGTGACGAGCCGGTTATGAAGAACTCGCCCGTCCATGTCCGCCTGCTGCGTCTCGATCCGAAGACCGGGCAGAAGACGTGGATCGCGATGTCGCCGGGCGGCTATCCGGTGATGAGCGGGGAGGGCGATCTGCCGCTCTGGGCGTCGAGCAAGAGCTGGCAGGAGGGCTATATGCTCGCCGGCGACATGACCGTCGCCGAATGCCTGCCGGAAGGGCAGGTTGCGGGCACCTATGGCACCAACGGCTATTTCTTCCGTCCCGCAGGCACCGCGCATGGTGGTCTGAGCCAATATTCGGACAGCTTCGCGGTGTGGCTCTACCGCACCGGGCCCGGCCATTGGGAAACCTATCGTAACCAGTGCGTCGAGCCGGCTGCCAAGGCGGCGGGAGGTGCGAAATGA
- a CDS encoding DUF4437 domain-containing protein → MKLRAKLCLTVALAAGATVAALPAFAEQFGPPTVNQAPPFPVPEKGYEVEGRPGLMHNIPNIEFVTWEAFQAPGITAGLQRRLLSQSPSMDAVAQITYVPAGWTQPAGYDEVDNEIVVLDGDLSIGDEKLTKYSYSYMPAGLQHGATTSRQGAVLLQWYKGAPKFVASATSKAGARAHARVRDWNRYKYTWYVDDPFPAYRQGGNFPGYLHSLMRRDPDTGEMTWMTFVSGIAAPPSDKPGNFGGGAEVHPSFEEYYIPEGTRVATSDERGPTKAKYGGECVEGGVSSYKRGTRGYFWRAAGVAHGTVAQAPPGEKDGDGNLVKGNGEANWGWTLVRTGTRLWATYVTDCTYKTGIEYKQGDWRKYDYDVPRYVPHE, encoded by the coding sequence ATGAAGCTGCGCGCGAAATTGTGCCTGACCGTGGCACTTGCCGCCGGCGCGACCGTCGCCGCGCTGCCTGCCTTCGCCGAACAGTTCGGCCCGCCCACCGTCAACCAGGCGCCGCCCTTCCCGGTGCCCGAAAAGGGCTATGAGGTCGAAGGCCGTCCGGGTCTGATGCACAACATCCCGAACATCGAGTTCGTGACGTGGGAGGCGTTTCAGGCGCCGGGAATCACAGCGGGCCTGCAGCGCCGCCTGCTTAGTCAGTCGCCCAGCATGGATGCCGTCGCGCAGATTACCTACGTTCCCGCCGGCTGGACCCAGCCCGCCGGCTATGACGAGGTCGATAACGAGATCGTCGTCCTCGACGGCGATCTGAGCATCGGCGACGAAAAGCTGACCAAATATTCGTACAGCTATATGCCCGCGGGTCTGCAGCATGGCGCGACGACGTCGCGTCAGGGTGCGGTGCTGCTGCAATGGTATAAGGGGGCGCCGAAGTTCGTCGCGTCGGCCACCAGCAAGGCCGGTGCCCGCGCCCATGCCCGCGTGCGCGACTGGAACCGCTACAAATATACCTGGTATGTCGACGATCCGTTTCCCGCTTATCGCCAGGGCGGCAACTTTCCGGGCTATCTCCACAGCCTGATGCGGCGCGATCCCGATACGGGCGAGATGACGTGGATGACGTTCGTCTCGGGCATCGCCGCACCGCCCAGCGACAAGCCGGGCAATTTCGGCGGCGGCGCCGAGGTCCATCCCAGCTTCGAGGAATATTATATTCCGGAAGGCACCCGCGTCGCGACCTCGGACGAGCGCGGGCCGACCAAGGCGAAATATGGCGGCGAGTGCGTCGAAGGCGGCGTCTCCTCCTACAAGCGGGGCACGCGCGGCTATTTCTGGCGCGCGGCGGGCGTCGCGCACGGCACGGTCGCGCAGGCGCCTCCGGGCGAGAAGGATGGCGACGGCAACCTTGTAAAGGGCAATGGCGAGGCGAACTGGGGCTGGACCCTGGTGCGCACCGGAACGCGCCTGTGGGCCACCTACGTCACCGACTGCACCTACAAGACGGGCATCGAGTACAAGCAGGGTGACTGGCGCAAATATGATTATGACGTGCCGCGCTACGTGCCGCACGAATAA
- the hspQ gene encoding heat shock protein HspQ, translating into MPSPPAPDSAIIAGIAVPPISHARFAIGDVVRHRIFEFRGVVFDIDPVFANSEEWYESIPQDMRPAKDQPFYHLFAENDEGSYVAYVSQQNLVRDDSDEQIEHPAIAGLFDGFVDGRYHLRREHRH; encoded by the coding sequence CTGCCTTCCCCGCCCGCGCCGGACAGCGCGATCATCGCTGGAATCGCCGTTCCGCCCATTTCGCACGCCCGCTTTGCGATCGGCGATGTGGTGCGCCATCGGATCTTCGAGTTTCGCGGCGTGGTGTTCGATATCGACCCCGTCTTCGCCAATAGCGAGGAATGGTACGAATCGATTCCCCAGGACATGCGCCCGGCCAAGGACCAGCCCTTCTACCATCTCTTCGCGGAGAATGATGAAGGCAGCTATGTCGCCTATGTCAGCCAGCAGAACCTGGTGCGCGACGACAGCGACGAACAGATCGAGCATCCCGCAATTGCCGGGCTGTTCGATGGATTCGTCGACGGCCGCTACCATCTGAGGCGCGAACACCGCCACTAA
- the rplU gene encoding 50S ribosomal protein L21 has product MFAIVRTGGKQYRVAAGDKIVVEKIVGDAGSTVSLDDVLLAGEGSDLKDVSGLTVSAEIIAQAKGEKVIVFKKRRRHNYRRRNGHRQQHTILKITAIG; this is encoded by the coding sequence ATGTTCGCTATCGTGCGCACGGGCGGCAAGCAGTATCGCGTTGCCGCAGGAGACAAGATCGTCGTCGAGAAGATCGTGGGTGACGCGGGCTCGACCGTGTCGCTGGACGACGTGCTCCTCGCGGGCGAAGGTTCGGACCTGAAGGACGTTTCGGGCCTGACCGTTTCGGCCGAGATCATCGCGCAGGCGAAGGGCGAGAAGGTCATCGTCTTCAAGAAGCGCCGCCGCCACAATTATCGCCGCCGCAACGGCCACCGCCAGCAGCACACGATCCTTAAGATCACGGCAATCGGCTAA
- the rpmA gene encoding 50S ribosomal protein L27 has product MAHKKAGGSSRNGRDSAGRRLGVKKFGGQEVIGGNIIIRQRGTRVYPGVNVGMGKDHTLFALTDGRVRFHDGKLGRKFVSVDGLAEAAE; this is encoded by the coding sequence ATGGCACATAAGAAAGCAGGCGGTTCGTCGCGTAACGGTCGTGATTCGGCCGGCCGTCGCCTTGGCGTCAAGAAGTTCGGCGGTCAGGAAGTGATCGGCGGCAACATCATCATCCGCCAGCGTGGCACCCGCGTTTATCCGGGCGTCAATGTCGGCATGGGCAAGGATCACACGCTGTTCGCGCTGACCGACGGCCGCGTCCGCTTCCACGATGGCAAGCTCGGTCGCAAATTCGTCAGCGTCGACGGTCTGGCCGAAGCCGCCGAGTAA